The window ATTTCGGGAAGGAAAAGACCCCGCGTGAAATGAAGGATACCATCATCAAGCTGTTGGACGAATGGAAAGGCCAGCAGAAGGATATTGCCAAACCGGAAAAACAGACCGAACAGGAAAAATAACTTCGGGCCAAGTTGACCCGAAGTCCATAAGCGGGGCGCTGCCCCGCGCCCTGATGCTCAAAGGATTTATTCCCCGTCGCCGCAATTTCCGTAGCACAGCCGGATGTTCGCCGTCAAGAGTGGCGCGGCGCGCCACCGCGAAGCGGCCTTGCTCTTGACGGCGGGCTCCGGTTATGCTTTCCTGCGGCCATGCGACGGGGATTATTCCCTTGAACAGCCCCCTTTCCATGAGTGGAAAGGGCGGGGGAAAAGGTTGACACATTTGGCGCGACAGAAACGGAGGTGCTTTTATTTGAAAAGACCATTGGCGTACATCACCGCCGCATGGAGCGGCAATCACGATACAGACGCGAAACAGGCAGCGCGGTATTGCCGGGCGGTATACGAAGCCGGATTTTCCCCGGTCTGCCCCCTGCTTTATCTTCCCCTGATTCTCAACGACGCCATCCCGGAGGAACACAAAAGCGGCATCGACATCGGGCGCGACCTTCTGCACCGTTCCCATGTACTTGTTGTTTGCGGCGACGGTATGAACGAGGACATGAAAAACGACATAGCCACAGCCGGGCGGCTGAATATCACGGCGACCACGCTGGACGGTATTCTGACAGTTAAGGGACAGGGCCGCGGGGAGGCCGAAACCAATGAGCGCGATTGAAGCCTTTGTCACTAATCTTGGGCGCTACAACGAAGGGTATCTGGACGGGGAGTTTTTGAAGCTCCCCGCCACTACCGAGGAAGTTCAGGCCCTTTTCCAGCGTATCCATGTAGACGGAGTACGGTATGAGGAAATTTTCATCACAGACTATGAAACCGATGTTTCCGGCCTGTATGACTGCCTCCCCGAATACGCCGATCTGGATGAGCTGAACTATCTCGCTACTCTACTGGACGATTTGGACGAGGGCGACCGGGAGAAGTTTGAAGCCGCCCTTTCCTGCGGCGACCATACAAGCAGCCTGAAAGAGTTGATCAACCTCGCGCAAAACCTCGACTGCTATGAGTATTATCCCGGAATCTGTGACGAGGACGATTTGGGCCGCTACATGATCGACGAAATGGGCGCGATGGAAGTACCGGAATATCTGGAAAACTACATCGACTACGAGGCATAGATTCATTTGAAATGATACAAGGCACAATGGATGATGTGTTCTTGAAATTGGTTGGTGACAATAAGGAGGATTATACGAAATGAAAGCACTATTGAGCTTGGTTAATCGGAACAACAAAGTTTTCAGGCGTGACAGAGTGCAAATTGTTTTCGCTCTTTTGACGGTCGGAATACTGATAGCACTTTATGCTCTTTTTTTAAGACAAGAGAATTTGTCACAATTAAAAAACATTGTAGGCAACAATATCCCCGCTATGTACTGGCTGGCTGACACTCATATGGTAGCAGGTTTATTGACAATCTGCACCGTAACGACAACGCTTACCGCCTTCGGTGTAATGGTTTGGGATAAAGAAAGGCAAAAAGACATAGATTTTCTGGCAACACCCTTATCAAGAAATAAGATACAGTTGGGCTATCTTATCAATGCCGTGTTGATTGGACTTGTATTTACTGCGATTGCATTTTTTCTGTGTGAATTATTTATAAAAATGGCTGGTGGAGAATTTCTGACATTTTCGGAAACAATGAAAGTGTTCGGCTTGCTTATATTATCCTTGCTTCTTGCAAGCAGTATCAATTTGTTTATTTCATTTTTGGTTAAAACTCAACGTGCCTTTTCAACAATAAATACGATTGTGGGAACCTTAATCGGATTTTTATTGGGGGCATATTTCCCAATGGGTGTATTCCCGCAACCTGTTCAGTTTTTAATCAAGATATTTCCATTAAGCCATATAGCAACATTGTTAAGACAGGTTATGATGGAAAGACCCATGCAATTAGTTTTCAGTAACACGACGGCTTCGATTGATACATACAAACTTCATTATGGGGTTGTTTACAGCGTGAATGGAAATATCGTTTCACCTGTATCAAGTATCATTTTTATCTTAATTTCTACTGTCGTGTTCGCATCACTTTCTATTTATATTTTCAAAAAAATCAATAAGTAGATTAAATGGGGGGTGATTTAGTGGAACCGACCGAATGGCTCTTATGCCCTGTTTGCCAAAGTAAGACACGCATTAAAATACGAGAAGATACAATACTTGAGAACTTCCCGCTCTTTTGTCCGAAATGCAAAAAAGAAACAATCATCAATGTCAAAAAATTGAATATGTCAGTTATCAAAGAGCCAGACGCTAAGACGCAGAGCCGATAACATGTGAGAAAATCACTGTTATCGGCTCATTCTTTATGATAACTTTTTCAGCTATGCGATACTGACATTCTTAACAACGAATATAAAACCGTTGTTTAGCGTGTGTCGCATACATAGAAAAACGGCGGTTTTGAAGAATTTCAAGGCCGCCGTATTCTGTGCCAACATTGAAGAAAGTGCAGTTTTCTTCGACTTAACAGTGATGGCGGCTAAAGCGGAGGAACCATATGAATTTAAAGTCGCTATTGTCTGTAATGGAGGAACCGTTGCTTTGTTGTAACGGTTTGGCTTAGCTGACAGCTTAATCTTTCAAAACTCCAAAAAAACCATAACAAAGTTCATGGGTGAATACTGCGCTCATTTTTCTTTTAACACCTTGCGGGAACTTTCCCGTATAGGTGCTTTTTTGTCTCTTTTTGCGGTATTGCAGGAAAAAACCTGCCACTTCGGGCCAACTTGGCCCGAAGTTCGCGCTGGGCCTAACCGCCATAGTAGTCCCGGTTGCCGTTCCCCGCCGTTCTCCGTTCATCAAGCATCAACTCACAAAATGAACGGAGGTAACATAATGGACAAGCCACTTGTAACGATAACATATAAAACCGCCAGTGGAAGTAAGATTTGTGTTGAGGTTTCAACCCCGGTCAAAGAACTGCTGGAACAGTCCGACCGACAAATTCGCTCCCAAAGGCGGCAAGACAGGCGACATCTCGACTTTACGGTACGCACAGATGAAAATTTGTCCGATTCCCTGTTTCCCGCATGTGAGGATACCGCCGATCTGTTGATAAAAATGGAGCGTGATGCCTGGCTCCATGAGGCCATCGGCAAACTGACCGAGGTACAGAGACGGAGACTGCGCCTATACTACTTTGAAGGATTCAGCTACAGCCGGATCGCCAGACTGGAAGGTGTATCCTGCCAGACTGTTGTCAGTACAATCGAACAGGCGCTTAAACGGTTGCAAAAGCTCTGCCGGAGATAATCACATTCCAAGCAGGACGCCCCGCCTCCGCGCGGGGTTGTCCTTGACTATTCTATAGCTATTCACACGTTCAATTATACATTTGAATATGCGTATTTGCAAGCTGTATTAATCGTATTTTACGCTTCTGCAAATGTGTATGCTATAAATGGACGGAGGCGGTAAAGTGGATATATTGGATAGAATTAAGCAGCTACGGGATGAACGTGGCTGGAGCAATTACAAGTTGGCGAAAGAGGCCCACATATCGGAGGGGTCGCTCAACAATTTGTTTCGATTGAATAATCAGCC of the uncultured Caproiciproducens sp. genome contains:
- a CDS encoding ABC transporter permease translates to MKALLSLVNRNNKVFRRDRVQIVFALLTVGILIALYALFLRQENLSQLKNIVGNNIPAMYWLADTHMVAGLLTICTVTTTLTAFGVMVWDKERQKDIDFLATPLSRNKIQLGYLINAVLIGLVFTAIAFFLCELFIKMAGGEFLTFSETMKVFGLLILSLLLASSINLFISFLVKTQRAFSTINTIVGTLIGFLLGAYFPMGVFPQPVQFLIKIFPLSHIATLLRQVMMERPMQLVFSNTTASIDTYKLHYGVVYSVNGNIVSPVSSIIFILISTVVFASLSIYIFKKINK
- a CDS encoding cysteine-rich KTR domain-containing protein — its product is MEPTEWLLCPVCQSKTRIKIREDTILENFPLFCPKCKKETIINVKKLNMSVIKEPDAKTQSR
- a CDS encoding sigma-70 family RNA polymerase sigma factor encodes the protein MDKPLVTITYKTASGSKICVEVSTPVKELLEQSDRQIRSQRRQDRRHLDFTVRTDENLSDSLFPACEDTADLLIKMERDAWLHEAIGKLTEVQRRRLRLYYFEGFSYSRIARLEGVSCQTVVSTIEQALKRLQKLCRR